The following proteins are co-located in the Methanobacterium sp. genome:
- the fdhF gene encoding formate dehydrogenase subunit alpha — protein MNFTSTICPYCGCGCGLNLVTVDGKIKGVEPWKRSPVNEGKLCPKGNYSYEFINHDDRLKYPLIKENNGFRKAKWGEVLSLIASKLKKIREEDPDALGFLGSARCTNEDNYVFQKFARTVIGTNNVDNCANLCHGPSIMGLNLTFGSGAMTNSIDDLEESDCIFIIGSNPLEQHPLIGRRVLRAKRKGAKIIVVDPRYTSIARFADLFLPLKPGTDVVLINSLINVILEEGLEDNEFITKRTKNFEELEEHIKEFDPYKVEKITGTPENLIKEAALMYGQADNAVILYCLGITEHVNGTDNVISLSNLAMLTGNIGKRGSGLNPLRGQNNVQGSCDMGVLPYFYPGYQKVIIDENREKMEDTWQCGELNYLPGIQLSEMMEAAHEGTIKGLYLMGENPMVADPDLRHVKESLERLELLVVQDIFLTETAELADFVLPAACFAEKNGTFTNTERRVRRVRKAANSPGEAMEDWMIISRLAREMGSDLFNFKDSWEIFSEIRKVTPQYEGMDLSRINKPEGLQWPCPTEDHPGTAILHQDSFATPDGKGVFYKIKPNNSTEIQNPEYPFILTTGRVVFQFQTGTMTMRSETLTKQYPESYVEINDEDANVLGIMNGEKLNISSKIGDIDIKARITPDITPGVIFVPFHFAEGEEVINILTCGESLDPVSKMPSLKLCPVKIKKS, from the coding sequence ATGAATTTCACGTCTACAATATGTCCTTATTGCGGGTGTGGGTGTGGTTTAAACCTTGTTACTGTAGATGGTAAAATAAAAGGCGTTGAGCCCTGGAAAAGAAGCCCTGTAAACGAGGGAAAACTCTGTCCTAAGGGGAATTATTCCTATGAATTCATCAACCACGATGATAGGCTTAAATATCCATTAATTAAAGAAAATAATGGCTTTAGAAAGGCAAAATGGGGTGAAGTTCTCAGTTTAATTGCTTCTAAACTTAAAAAGATTAGAGAGGAAGATCCGGATGCTCTTGGATTTTTAGGATCTGCCAGATGCACCAACGAAGATAATTATGTTTTTCAAAAGTTTGCCCGGACGGTAATAGGCACTAATAACGTTGATAACTGTGCAAATCTATGTCACGGCCCTTCAATTATGGGGTTAAACCTTACTTTTGGTTCAGGAGCCATGACCAATTCTATTGATGATCTGGAAGAATCAGACTGTATTTTTATTATTGGATCAAACCCCCTTGAACAGCATCCCTTAATTGGAAGGAGAGTGTTAAGGGCAAAAAGGAAAGGGGCAAAGATTATTGTGGTGGACCCAAGGTACACCAGCATCGCCAGGTTTGCAGACCTATTTTTACCTCTTAAACCAGGAACAGATGTGGTGCTGATAAATTCTTTGATAAATGTCATACTGGAAGAAGGCCTTGAAGATAATGAATTCATTACTAAAAGAACAAAGAATTTTGAAGAGCTTGAGGAGCATATAAAAGAATTCGATCCTTATAAAGTGGAAAAGATCACAGGTACACCAGAAAACCTCATAAAAGAAGCGGCACTAATGTACGGGCAGGCGGATAATGCTGTAATTCTTTACTGTCTGGGGATAACTGAACATGTAAACGGCACGGATAATGTCATTTCACTTTCAAACCTTGCCATGCTTACTGGAAATATTGGAAAACGGGGATCGGGATTAAACCCGTTAAGGGGTCAAAATAATGTCCAGGGCTCCTGTGACATGGGTGTTCTCCCCTATTTTTATCCCGGATATCAAAAAGTAATCATTGATGAAAACAGAGAGAAAATGGAAGACACATGGCAGTGCGGTGAATTAAATTATCTGCCGGGTATTCAACTTTCAGAAATGATGGAAGCTGCCCATGAAGGGACCATTAAAGGATTGTATTTAATGGGTGAAAATCCCATGGTAGCTGATCCTGATTTAAGACATGTAAAAGAATCACTGGAAAGATTAGAACTCCTTGTGGTTCAGGATATTTTTTTAACTGAAACTGCTGAACTTGCAGATTTTGTTTTACCTGCAGCCTGCTTTGCAGAAAAAAATGGTACATTTACCAACACTGAAAGAAGGGTAAGGCGCGTAAGAAAAGCAGCTAATTCTCCAGGTGAAGCCATGGAAGACTGGATGATAATCAGCAGACTGGCACGTGAAATGGGTTCAGATTTATTTAACTTTAAAGATTCATGGGAAATTTTTAGTGAAATAAGAAAAGTAACACCGCAATATGAAGGTATGGACTTATCACGAATTAATAAGCCTGAAGGTTTACAGTGGCCATGCCCAACAGAAGATCATCCCGGCACAGCAATTTTACACCAGGACAGTTTTGCTACTCCTGATGGAAAAGGTGTATTTTATAAAATAAAACCTAATAATTCAACTGAAATACAAAATCCGGAATATCCTTTTATTTTAACCACTGGAAGAGTTGTTTTCCAATTTCAAACAGGCACCATGACCATGAGATCAGAAACTTTAACAAAACAATATCCAGAGAGCTATGTGGAGATAAATGACGAAGATGCCAATGTTTTAGGAATTATGAATGGTGAAAAACTTAATATTTCTTCAAAGATAGGTGACATTGATATCAAAGCCAGGATAACTCCAGATATAACTCCTGGAGTTATATTCGTTCCTTTCCATTTTGCTGAAGGAGAAGAAGTGATAAACATTTTGACATGTGGTGAATCCCTTGATCCTGTTTCAAAGATGCCGTCCCTTAAGTTATGCCCTGTAAAAATTAAAAAGTCGTGA